One Clupea harengus chromosome 11, Ch_v2.0.2, whole genome shotgun sequence DNA window includes the following coding sequences:
- the LOC105911394 gene encoding LOW QUALITY PROTEIN: juxtaposed with another zinc finger protein 1 (The sequence of the model RefSeq protein was modified relative to this genomic sequence to represent the inferred CDS: inserted 2 bases in 1 codon) yields MTGIAAASFFSNTCRFGGCGLHFESLAELIVHIEDNHIDTDPRVLEKQELQQPTYVALSYINRFMTEAARREHECLKKKVQPKLSLSLTSSIARGNLATPPRHTSGNLXPPGHPPITPSSSFRSSTPTGSEYDEEEADFEESDSDESWTTESAISSESILSSMCMNGGDEKPFACPVPGCKKRYKNVNGIKYHAKNGHRTQIRVRKPFKCRCGKSYKTSQGLRHHTINFHPPVSADIIRKMQQ; encoded by the exons ATGACAGGGATCGCCGCCGCCTCCTTCTTCTCCAACACCTGCCGCTTCGGGGGCTGCGGACTCCACTTCGAATCTCTGGCCGAGCTGATCGTGCACATCGAGGATAACCACATCG acacagatCCTCGTGTCCTGGAGAAACAGGAGCTGCAGCAACCCACCTACGTCGCCCTGAGTTACATCAAcag gttcatGACAGAAGCGGCGCGGCGGGAACATGAGTGTTTGAAGAAGAAGGTTCAGCccaagctctctctgtctctgacatcCAGTATCGCCCGCGGCAACCTGGCCACGCCCCCACGCCACACCAGTGGCAACCT ACCCCCCGGTCACCCCCCCATAACGCCCTCATCCTCATTCAGGAGCAGCACacccacag GTAGTGAGTATGACGAGGAGGAGGCGGACTTTGAGGAGTCGGACAGTGACGAGTCGTGGACGACGGAGAGCGCCATCAGCTCGGAGTCCATCCTCAGCTCCATGTGCATGAATGGAGGCGACGAGAAGCCCTTCGCCTGCCCCGTCCCTGGCTGCAAGAAGAGatacaag aaTGTGAATGGGATAAAGTACCACGCTAAGAATGGCCACCGTACTCAGATCCGCGTGCGTAAGCCCTTCAAGTGTCGGTGTGGGAAGAGCTATAAGACGTCTCAGGGCCTGCGTCACCACACCATCAACTTCCACCCGCCCGTCTCCGCCGACATCATACGCAAGATGCAGCAGTAG